One part of the Tunicatimonas pelagia genome encodes these proteins:
- a CDS encoding ATP-binding protein, whose amino-acid sequence MAELLRQHAEQLFAEELEALKKADSHSAPPRWNMSPWAVVTYLVGGKLKNGFEVTPKYIGNKRLMEIAVATLTTDRALLLYGLPGTAKSWVAEHLAAAVSGDSTLLIQGTAGTSEEAIRYGWNYAKLLAEGPSADALVETPMMRAMQDGKIARVEELTRITADVQDTLITILSEKTMPVPELNTEVQAVSGFNVIATANNRDKGVNELSGALKRRFNTVILPTPSSMDEEIDIVRRRVESVSKALQLPAEVPALEEIKRIVTIFRELRSGMTEDGKTKLKSPTGTLSTAEAISVVNSGMALSGHFGDGQLSAEDIASGLVGAVVKDPVQDKVVWQEYLETVVKTRDGWKDMYRACRELV is encoded by the coding sequence ATGGCAGAATTATTACGGCAACATGCCGAGCAACTATTTGCAGAAGAACTAGAGGCGCTAAAGAAAGCTGATTCTCATTCGGCACCTCCCCGGTGGAACATGTCGCCCTGGGCAGTGGTAACCTACTTGGTAGGTGGAAAACTAAAAAATGGCTTTGAAGTAACTCCCAAATACATCGGTAATAAGCGACTGATGGAAATTGCCGTTGCTACCCTCACTACCGACCGGGCGTTGCTACTGTACGGTTTGCCGGGTACCGCTAAGTCTTGGGTAGCTGAGCATCTGGCCGCCGCCGTTAGTGGCGATTCAACTTTACTGATTCAGGGCACGGCGGGTACTAGCGAAGAAGCGATTCGCTACGGCTGGAACTACGCCAAGCTACTAGCGGAAGGTCCCTCGGCCGATGCACTAGTAGAAACTCCCATGATGCGGGCGATGCAGGACGGAAAAATCGCCCGAGTAGAGGAGCTTACCCGTATTACTGCCGATGTACAGGACACGCTAATTACCATTCTTTCGGAGAAAACCATGCCAGTTCCGGAATTGAATACCGAAGTGCAAGCAGTGAGCGGATTCAATGTAATTGCTACGGCCAACAATCGCGATAAGGGAGTGAATGAGCTTTCGGGAGCGTTGAAAAGGCGATTCAATACCGTGATTCTACCTACTCCGAGCAGCATGGACGAAGAAATTGATATTGTACGTCGCCGGGTAGAAAGTGTCAGTAAAGCACTACAGTTACCCGCTGAGGTACCAGCTCTGGAAGAAATCAAACGAATTGTGACCATCTTCCGGGAGCTGCGCTCGGGTATGACCGAAGACGGAAAAACTAAGCTAAAAAGCCCTACTGGAACCCTCAGCACAGCCGAGGCCATTTCGGTAGTGAACAGTGGCATGGCGCTTTCTGGTCACTTTGGTGACGGGCAGTTGAGTGCCGAAGATATTGCCTCTGGTTTAGTGGGAGCTGTGGTGAAAGATCCGGTTCAGGATAAAGTCGTCTGGCAAGAGTATCTGGAAACGGTAGTGAAGACCCGCGACGGCTGGAAAGATATGTACCGAGCTTGCCGGGAACTAGTTTAA
- a CDS encoding DUF5691 domain-containing protein, with amino-acid sequence MNAIDEILKAALLGTDKTPPQSVTANLPQAVQQELAQLSSEDDETSFLQLSAFMLSYYRAGQEFPVLDVDTANKNSSDESENENFPPTAANRLLGVLISENRYSLLLVWLTHCAEKSYKIAPQYLPQLLKLGEEDVALQQQLVKVMGERGHWLANLNDDWQILRQSTREIWETGTSRQRKQLFQYLLRHNRSKATELMQSTWKEENAADRFNFLSAWSNPQSAEELVFLETMLQDKSKKVAALAQQLLLRQPESTLTQQFHQQCSQLLTLKKGGMLGMGSTKIEINTNVDLGVWIKKLSLEPESLDKNFSDQEYQTFQVLSLINPTVWEEQLSLSPEKILKPFITDKSLQKYLPTWATAIDFHQNSGWTDAWLDFVLASNATRVLLENTASVLPGALPETLTRLFNHKRADAILSANNIIPLLDKLRFPWSLEFSKAAMKLLYRNFAQRGVYHYETEAFMRLAECMPTEILAQQEEFLPPKNEKRDTWRTILRDLFRTIELKTKIPSSFDE; translated from the coding sequence ATGAATGCTATTGACGAGATACTAAAAGCAGCTCTGCTCGGCACGGATAAAACACCGCCACAATCCGTAACCGCTAATTTACCGCAAGCGGTTCAGCAGGAGTTAGCCCAGCTATCAAGTGAGGATGATGAAACGAGCTTTCTCCAGCTTTCAGCATTCATGCTTTCCTACTATCGGGCTGGTCAGGAGTTTCCTGTTCTGGATGTTGATACAGCAAACAAAAATAGTTCAGATGAATCTGAGAATGAAAACTTTCCTCCTACCGCAGCGAACCGTTTGTTAGGAGTACTGATTAGTGAAAACCGTTATTCTTTACTACTCGTTTGGTTGACCCACTGTGCAGAGAAATCATACAAAATTGCCCCTCAGTACTTGCCTCAGTTACTAAAACTAGGTGAGGAAGACGTAGCCTTACAACAGCAACTAGTAAAGGTAATGGGCGAGCGAGGCCACTGGCTAGCCAACCTGAACGATGACTGGCAGATACTTCGTCAATCCACTCGGGAGATTTGGGAAACGGGTACCAGTCGCCAACGAAAACAGCTATTTCAGTATCTGCTACGACATAATCGCTCTAAGGCTACGGAGCTGATGCAAAGTACCTGGAAGGAAGAGAATGCCGCTGATCGATTTAACTTTCTCAGTGCCTGGAGTAACCCGCAGTCAGCCGAAGAACTGGTATTCCTAGAAACGATGTTGCAGGATAAAAGCAAGAAAGTAGCCGCGTTGGCTCAGCAGCTTTTACTAAGGCAACCCGAGAGTACACTGACCCAGCAATTTCATCAGCAATGCAGTCAGTTGCTAACGTTAAAGAAAGGAGGTATGCTGGGAATGGGTTCAACTAAAATTGAAATCAATACTAATGTAGACCTCGGCGTTTGGATAAAAAAACTCAGCTTAGAGCCCGAAAGTTTGGACAAAAACTTTTCCGATCAGGAATATCAAACCTTCCAAGTACTTTCACTCATCAATCCAACAGTTTGGGAAGAGCAACTAAGCTTGTCACCTGAAAAAATACTAAAGCCGTTCATTACCGATAAATCCCTGCAAAAATACCTACCCACTTGGGCCACCGCGATTGACTTTCACCAAAATAGTGGCTGGACTGACGCCTGGCTAGACTTCGTTCTTGCCTCGAACGCAACTAGAGTGTTGCTCGAGAACACCGCTTCAGTATTGCCCGGAGCTTTGCCGGAGACACTCACTCGCTTGTTCAATCATAAACGAGCCGATGCCATCCTGAGCGCAAATAACATTATCCCGCTGTTGGATAAGCTGCGTTTTCCGTGGTCATTAGAGTTTTCTAAAGCAGCCATGAAACTGCTGTACCGCAACTTTGCCCAGCGCGGTGTGTACCACTACGAAACAGAAGCATTTATGCGGCTAGCTGAATGTATGCCCACTGAAATCTTAGCGCAGCAGGAAGAATTTCTTCCTCCCAAAAATGAAAAACGCGATACCTGGCGAACCATACTGCGAGATTTATTTAGAACGATTGAACTAAAAACCAAGATACCATCATCATTTGACGAATAA
- a CDS encoding SWIM zinc finger family protein, with the protein MQWTEEQILELAPDAASVKAGKKQANPSKWPRLGASETSLWGEVQGSGSTPYQVRIDLRQIGYKCSCPSRKFPCKHAIGLLLLRARSADAFTETTPPDWVDDWLNQREKREERKANPKPVDEKARQKRVVSRMKKIEGGVEELQLWLKDLVRDGLATLPTRDRAFWKNTSARMVDAQAPGLANFVRRMGEINYHAAGWEYTAWETLTQMYLVTEGFKYWDSLDTGVQEDVKTALGWSYTKDELNRQVGIEDIWQVLGKQEFQEERLTTIRYWLKGKISHRYALILQFIAPGQPRDTSLLPATQLEATLTFYPGNYPLRAIVKEIRQTQPMSQPAGYATLAEFEAGYAQVVSFDLQTNQLPVILSAVTPHWISEKLLLTDSTGKAVTVRVAEEGRWKMLALSGGQPVTVTGIVENRVLHPLGVWTFSEYHLL; encoded by the coding sequence ATGCAATGGACTGAAGAACAAATTCTGGAACTCGCTCCCGATGCCGCTTCGGTTAAAGCCGGAAAGAAGCAGGCCAACCCTAGTAAGTGGCCCCGGTTGGGTGCTTCTGAAACCAGTCTTTGGGGTGAAGTGCAAGGAAGCGGCAGTACACCCTATCAGGTACGAATTGATCTTCGTCAGATTGGTTATAAGTGTTCTTGCCCTAGCCGTAAGTTTCCCTGCAAACACGCTATTGGATTGCTATTGCTTCGGGCCCGTAGTGCTGACGCTTTTACCGAAACCACTCCGCCCGACTGGGTAGATGACTGGCTAAATCAGCGAGAGAAGCGGGAAGAAAGAAAAGCCAATCCGAAACCGGTGGATGAAAAAGCCCGGCAAAAACGGGTCGTCAGCCGGATGAAGAAGATTGAGGGCGGAGTTGAGGAACTACAGCTTTGGTTAAAAGACTTAGTACGCGATGGATTGGCTACACTTCCTACCCGCGATCGGGCGTTTTGGAAAAATACCTCCGCCCGCATGGTAGACGCTCAAGCTCCGGGGTTGGCTAACTTCGTCCGAAGAATGGGTGAGATTAACTATCACGCAGCGGGTTGGGAGTACACGGCTTGGGAAACCCTAACCCAAATGTACTTGGTCACCGAAGGCTTTAAGTATTGGGATTCGTTGGATACAGGAGTACAGGAAGATGTGAAGACCGCTTTGGGCTGGTCGTATACCAAAGATGAGCTGAATCGGCAGGTTGGCATAGAAGACATCTGGCAGGTGCTGGGTAAACAGGAATTTCAGGAAGAGCGACTAACTACCATTCGGTACTGGCTCAAGGGAAAAATCAGTCACCGCTACGCGCTTATTCTTCAGTTTATCGCGCCCGGACAGCCTCGTGATACTAGTTTGCTCCCCGCTACGCAGTTAGAAGCTACGTTGACTTTTTATCCCGGTAACTATCCTTTGCGGGCTATTGTAAAGGAGATTCGCCAAACACAGCCCATGAGCCAACCTGCGGGTTATGCTACCTTAGCCGAATTTGAAGCAGGCTACGCTCAGGTAGTCTCATTTGACCTTCAGACCAATCAACTTCCGGTAATATTGAGTGCGGTTACACCTCACTGGATTTCAGAAAAGTTGTTACTAACCGACTCAACAGGCAAAGCCGTGACAGTTCGGGTAGCGGAAGAGGGGCGATGGAAAATGCTAGCCCTTAGCGGTGGTCAGCCTGTCACCGTAACAGGAATCGTAGAAAACCGAGTGTTGCATCCGCTTGGGGTATGGACTTTCTCAGAATACCATTTGCTGTAA